The following coding sequences lie in one Micromonospora sp. R77 genomic window:
- a CDS encoding HAD family hydrolase, with protein sequence MTRERATALLIDFDGVLRRWDPAVATGVERAYGLSEGVLGEIAMSWDVLQPVLVGKVSHAEWMSSVADALTPSVGDAGRAREAVAEWQRYRGEVDPEVLAFVREVRAAGVPVGLGTNATDQLDADLATLGLVGELDVVVNSSVIGVHKPAKEYFQAACEALATPPARVLFVDDEPRAVAGARVAGLSAHRWGGPGDLRYLRAALAY encoded by the coding sequence GTGACTCGGGAACGCGCGACCGCCCTTCTGATCGACTTCGACGGGGTGCTGCGCAGGTGGGACCCGGCGGTCGCCACAGGCGTCGAGCGGGCGTACGGGCTCTCCGAGGGGGTGCTCGGCGAGATCGCCATGTCGTGGGACGTGCTCCAGCCGGTGCTGGTCGGCAAGGTCAGTCACGCCGAGTGGATGAGCAGCGTGGCGGACGCGCTCACCCCCTCCGTCGGCGACGCCGGGCGGGCCCGGGAGGCGGTGGCCGAGTGGCAGCGCTACCGGGGCGAGGTCGACCCGGAGGTGCTCGCGTTCGTCCGCGAGGTGCGGGCGGCCGGCGTACCGGTGGGACTGGGCACGAACGCCACCGACCAGCTCGACGCCGACCTGGCGACGCTGGGGCTGGTGGGCGAGCTGGACGTGGTGGTCAACTCGTCGGTCATCGGGGTGCACAAGCCCGCGAAGGAGTACTTCCAGGCGGCCTGCGAGGCGTTGGCGACGCCACCGGCCCGGGTGCTCTTCGTCGACGACGAGCCCCGGGCGGTCGCCGGGGCCCGGGTGGCGGGTCTGTCGGCGCACCGCTGGGGCGGTCCGGGCGACCTGCGCTACCTGCGGGCGGCGCTGGCGTACTGA
- a CDS encoding DinB family protein, whose product MTWRAPQITRTTEPYVGDERTMLEGWLDYHRQTLLLKCAGLTAEQLRTPSVEPSGLTLLGLVLHLTDVERSWFRRCFAGADLPDLYDFDSDNEADFHAAADADPQTAFATFATEVEAARAVTVGRSLDETFTMSRSDGATRTFNLRWVYVHMIEEYARHNGHADLIRERIDGATGD is encoded by the coding sequence ATGACCTGGAGAGCACCGCAGATCACCCGGACCACCGAACCGTACGTCGGCGACGAGCGCACCATGCTCGAAGGTTGGCTCGACTACCACCGGCAGACCCTGCTGCTCAAGTGCGCCGGTCTGACCGCCGAGCAGTTGCGGACCCCCAGCGTCGAACCGTCCGGCCTCACCCTGCTCGGCCTGGTCCTGCACCTGACCGACGTCGAACGGTCCTGGTTCCGTCGGTGTTTCGCCGGTGCGGACCTGCCCGACCTGTACGACTTCGACAGCGACAACGAAGCGGACTTCCACGCGGCGGCCGACGCCGACCCGCAGACCGCCTTCGCCACCTTCGCGACCGAGGTCGAGGCGGCGCGCGCCGTGACCGTGGGCCGGTCCCTGGACGAAACGTTCACGATGAGCCGCAGCGACGGCGCCACCCGCACCTTCAACCTCCGCTGGGTCTACGTCCACATGATCGAGGAGTACGCCCGGCACAACGGCCACGCCGACCTGATCCGCGAACGCATCGACGGCGCGACCGGCGACTGA
- a CDS encoding DinB family protein: MTWRAPEINRTKEQTNGDERASLESWLDYHRQTLLLKCAGLTAEQLKTPSVEPSGLTLLGLVRHMADVERWWFRIRAAGQDLPGIYESDEDPDADLNAVADADAEADFATFAAEVEAAREAAADLSLDDTFRRPRRDGTAETRNVRWVYLHMIEEYARHNGHADLIRERIDGVTGD; the protein is encoded by the coding sequence ATGACCTGGAGAGCACCGGAGATCAACCGGACCAAGGAACAGACCAACGGCGACGAGCGCGCGTCCCTGGAGAGCTGGCTCGACTACCACCGGCAGACCCTGCTGCTCAAGTGCGCCGGCCTGACCGCCGAGCAACTGAAGACGCCCAGCGTCGAGCCCTCCGGCCTCACCCTGCTCGGCCTGGTCCGGCACATGGCCGACGTGGAGCGCTGGTGGTTCCGGATCCGGGCCGCCGGCCAGGACCTGCCCGGCATCTACGAGTCCGACGAGGACCCGGACGCCGACCTGAACGCCGTCGCCGACGCCGACGCGGAGGCCGACTTCGCCACCTTCGCCGCCGAGGTCGAGGCCGCCCGCGAGGCCGCCGCCGACCTGTCGCTGGACGACACCTTCCGACGTCCGCGCCGCGACGGCACCGCCGAGACCAGGAATGTCCGCTGGGTCTACCTCCACATGATCGAGGAGTACGCCCGGCACAACGGCCACGCCGACCTGATCCGGGAACGCATCGACGGCGTCACCGGCGACTGA
- a CDS encoding universal stress protein, translating into MSTPVDDREEYGPEARPLPYERGTDGPRVVLVGVDGTRTSERAGWYAAGLARRQGSALVVVFVSSPAGFAALVPGVDAGAVQRTHDELTDELRRECRRGAEEFGVPVTFLCRRGDAYTELCHAADEARADLVVVGSSEQAGHRLLGSVATRLVRTGRWPVVVVP; encoded by the coding sequence ATGAGCACTCCGGTCGACGACCGCGAGGAGTACGGCCCGGAGGCCCGGCCGCTGCCGTACGAGCGCGGCACGGACGGGCCCCGGGTGGTGCTGGTCGGCGTGGACGGCACCCGCACCTCCGAGCGGGCCGGCTGGTACGCCGCCGGCCTGGCCCGCCGGCAGGGCTCCGCCCTGGTCGTCGTCTTCGTCAGCTCGCCCGCCGGCTTCGCCGCCCTGGTGCCCGGGGTGGACGCCGGGGCGGTGCAGCGCACCCACGACGAACTGACCGACGAGCTGCGCCGGGAGTGCCGGCGCGGCGCGGAGGAGTTCGGCGTGCCGGTGACGTTCCTGTGCCGGCGCGGGGACGCGTACACCGAACTCTGCCACGCGGCCGACGAGGCCCGGGCGGACCTGGTGGTGGTCGGCTCCTCCGAGCAGGCCGGGCACCGGCTGCTCGGCTCGGTCGCCACCCGCCTGGTCCGCACCGGCCGCTGGCCCGTCGTCGTCGTCCCCTGA
- a CDS encoding MDR family MFS transporter translates to MTQATAPPRTAAVEMTHRQILEALSGLLLGMFVAILSSTVVSNALPRIITELKGGQSAYTWVVTSTLLATTATTPIWGKLADLTSKKILVQLALTVFVLGSVLAGLSQSTGQLIACRVLQGVGAGGLTALAQVIMATMITPRERGRYSGYLGAVMAVGTIGGPLIGGVIVDTDWLGWRWCFYVGVPFAIAALIVLQKTLHLPVVKRPAKIDWWGATLITAAVSLLLIWVTLAGDKYDWISWQTAVMVAGAVLLGVLAVRVENRAAEPMIPPRLFRNRTITLAVVASIAVGVGMFGASVFLGQYFQISRGESPTMSGLMTLPMIGGLLVASTVVGRIITNTGRWKRYLVAGSALLTVGFALMGTLRADTPYWQMSIYMALIGIGLGMTMQNLVLAVQNTVGPHELGAASSVVAFFRTLGGAIGVSALGAILGHKVKGYIADGLAGLGIPSTGSGSGGVLPNVHTLPAPIRAVVESAYGHGAGDIFLAAAPFGLVALIAVCFIKEIPLRRHNGDPLADQVDEESGVAAGGGAAVVRTGIRD, encoded by the coding sequence ATGACCCAGGCGACAGCGCCCCCACGGACGGCCGCCGTCGAGATGACCCACCGGCAGATCCTGGAGGCCCTCTCCGGACTGCTGCTGGGCATGTTCGTCGCAATCCTCTCCTCCACGGTCGTCTCGAACGCGCTGCCGCGGATCATCACCGAGCTCAAGGGTGGTCAGTCCGCGTACACCTGGGTGGTCACCTCCACCCTGCTGGCGACCACCGCGACCACCCCGATCTGGGGCAAGCTCGCCGACCTGACCAGCAAGAAGATCCTGGTCCAGCTCGCGCTGACGGTCTTCGTGCTCGGCTCGGTGCTGGCCGGTCTCTCCCAGTCCACCGGGCAGCTCATCGCCTGCCGGGTGCTCCAGGGCGTCGGTGCCGGCGGGCTCACCGCCCTGGCCCAGGTGATCATGGCCACGATGATCACGCCGCGCGAGCGGGGCCGCTACAGCGGCTACCTCGGCGCGGTGATGGCCGTCGGCACCATCGGCGGCCCGCTGATCGGCGGCGTCATCGTCGACACCGACTGGCTCGGCTGGCGCTGGTGCTTCTACGTCGGCGTGCCGTTCGCCATCGCCGCCCTGATCGTGCTCCAGAAGACCCTGCACCTGCCGGTGGTCAAGCGGCCCGCGAAGATCGACTGGTGGGGCGCCACCCTGATCACCGCGGCCGTCTCGCTGCTGCTCATCTGGGTCACCCTGGCCGGCGACAAGTACGACTGGATCTCCTGGCAGACCGCCGTCATGGTGGCCGGCGCGGTGCTGCTCGGCGTCCTCGCCGTACGGGTGGAGAACCGGGCCGCCGAGCCGATGATCCCGCCGCGGCTGTTCCGCAACCGCACCATCACCCTCGCCGTGGTCGCCAGCATCGCGGTCGGCGTCGGCATGTTCGGCGCCTCGGTCTTCCTCGGCCAGTACTTCCAGATCAGCCGGGGCGAGAGCCCGACCATGTCCGGCCTGATGACGCTGCCGATGATCGGCGGCCTGCTGGTCGCCTCCACGGTCGTCGGCCGGATCATCACCAACACCGGCCGCTGGAAGCGCTACCTGGTCGCCGGCTCCGCCCTGCTCACCGTCGGCTTCGCGCTGATGGGGACGCTCCGCGCGGACACCCCGTACTGGCAGATGAGCATCTACATGGCGCTGATCGGCATCGGGCTCGGCATGACCATGCAGAACCTGGTGCTCGCCGTGCAGAACACCGTCGGCCCGCACGAGCTCGGCGCGGCCAGCTCGGTGGTCGCCTTCTTCCGTACCCTGGGCGGCGCGATCGGCGTCTCCGCGCTCGGCGCGATCCTCGGCCACAAGGTCAAGGGCTACATCGCCGACGGCCTGGCCGGTCTGGGCATCCCGAGCACCGGCTCCGGCAGCGGCGGCGTCCTGCCGAACGTGCACACTCTCCCCGCCCCGATCCGGGCCGTGGTCGAGTCCGCGTACGGGCACGGTGCCGGGGACATCTTCCTGGCCGCCGCCCCCTTCGGGCTGGTCGCCCTGATCGCGGTCTGCTTCATCAAGGAGATCCCGCTGCGCCGGCACAACGGTGACCCGCTCGCCGACCAGGTGGACGAGGAGTCAGGCGTCGCGGCCGGCGGCGGGGCGGCGGTGGTCCGCACCGGCATCCGGGACTGA
- a CDS encoding MarR family transcriptional regulator, with protein MDDEHLPETLRAVEHELTALLRRGRALSWEIAREVHPNLEPNAYGLLLWLRRSGSIRLTDLATKLGIGKGTLSRQINGLEGLGLVRRDPDPVDRRAAQLSLTEEGTRRFDAARSARLGQIRRTMESWPKQDVEAFARLLHRFNDTF; from the coding sequence GTGGACGACGAGCACCTGCCGGAGACCCTGCGCGCGGTCGAGCACGAGCTGACCGCGCTGCTGCGTCGCGGCCGGGCGCTGTCCTGGGAGATCGCCCGGGAGGTGCACCCCAACCTGGAGCCGAACGCCTACGGGCTGCTGCTCTGGCTGCGCCGGTCGGGCTCGATCCGGTTGACCGACCTGGCCACCAAGCTGGGCATCGGCAAGGGGACGCTCAGCCGGCAGATCAACGGCCTGGAGGGGCTGGGCCTGGTCCGTCGCGACCCGGACCCGGTCGACCGACGGGCCGCACAGCTCAGTCTGACCGAGGAGGGCACCCGCCGCTTCGACGCGGCGCGGTCGGCCCGGTTGGGGCAGATCCGCCGGACCATGGAGAGTTGGCCGAAGCAGGACGTCGAGGCGTTCGCCCGGCTGCTGCACCGGTTCAACGACACCTTCTGA
- a CDS encoding alkaline phosphatase D family protein, with protein sequence MPSPRLLIGPLLRRVVDTRATVWVETSAPAVVTVRTADGATGTAPTFSAYDHHYAIVVVEGLAPDSSTSYEVLIDDEVAWPVPDSGFPPSVIRTRAADDRDQPVTLLFGSCRETTQHSTARKLPPDALDAYARRLMADPQPAAWPDLLVLLGDQVYADETSPTVRRLLKRRRRRPKGAPATQVVSFDEYTKLYLESWRDPEIRWLLSTVPSVMIFDDHEVIDDWNTSASWRADMREQPWWAERIRSGLASYWVYQHLGNLSPDEIAADPLYAKVTAAEDATAVLHEFGERVDTEADVAHDTERWRAVQYQWSYALDLGRTRLVMLDNRSSRVLVPGQRAMLPPGEWSWFLDRAHGVYDHLVVGASLPWLLPPGIHHVEAWNEKLADSRRPWVAKAAEQMRRAWDLEHWASFNRSFQALGELFARLGSGAPAAPGARVGAGPAYAPPASISVLSGDVHHSYVARARFADPTVRTPVHQLTCSPIHNQVPAGMRPLMKLGWSSGPAAATRAMARSAGVRRPVVRWKKLAGPYFGNAVATLTHRGRTADVVIEGTTSDGHLRPVARRRLADDA encoded by the coding sequence GTGCCCAGTCCCCGCCTGCTCATCGGCCCGCTGTTGCGCCGGGTCGTCGACACGCGGGCGACCGTCTGGGTCGAGACCAGCGCGCCCGCCGTGGTCACCGTCCGCACGGCCGACGGCGCCACCGGCACCGCGCCGACCTTCTCCGCGTACGACCACCACTACGCGATCGTGGTCGTCGAGGGGCTCGCCCCGGACAGCAGCACCAGCTACGAGGTGCTGATCGACGACGAGGTCGCCTGGCCGGTGCCCGACAGCGGCTTCCCGCCCAGCGTGATCCGGACCCGGGCGGCCGACGACCGGGACCAGCCGGTGACCCTGCTGTTCGGCTCGTGCCGGGAGACCACCCAGCACTCCACCGCGCGCAAGCTGCCCCCGGACGCGCTCGACGCGTACGCCCGGCGGTTGATGGCCGACCCGCAGCCGGCCGCCTGGCCGGACCTGCTGGTGCTCCTCGGCGACCAGGTGTACGCGGACGAGACCTCGCCCACGGTGCGCCGGCTGCTCAAGCGGCGCCGGCGGCGGCCGAAGGGCGCCCCGGCCACCCAGGTGGTCAGCTTCGACGAGTACACCAAGCTCTATCTGGAGTCCTGGCGCGACCCGGAGATCCGCTGGCTGCTCTCCACCGTGCCGAGCGTGATGATCTTCGACGACCACGAGGTCATCGACGACTGGAACACCTCCGCGTCGTGGCGGGCGGACATGCGCGAGCAGCCCTGGTGGGCCGAGCGGATCCGCAGCGGGCTGGCCTCCTACTGGGTCTACCAGCACCTGGGCAACCTCAGCCCGGACGAGATCGCCGCCGACCCGCTCTACGCGAAGGTCACCGCCGCCGAGGACGCCACGGCGGTGCTGCACGAGTTCGGCGAGCGGGTCGACACCGAGGCCGACGTGGCGCACGACACCGAGCGCTGGCGGGCCGTGCAGTACCAGTGGAGCTATGCGCTGGACCTGGGCCGGACCCGCCTGGTGATGCTGGACAACCGGTCCAGCCGGGTGCTGGTGCCGGGCCAGCGGGCCATGCTGCCGCCCGGCGAGTGGTCCTGGTTCCTGGACCGGGCGCACGGCGTCTACGACCACCTGGTGGTGGGCGCCTCGCTGCCCTGGCTGCTGCCGCCGGGCATCCACCACGTCGAGGCGTGGAACGAGAAGCTCGCCGACTCCCGCCGGCCCTGGGTGGCGAAGGCAGCGGAGCAGATGCGGCGGGCCTGGGACCTGGAGCACTGGGCGTCGTTCAACCGCTCGTTCCAGGCGCTCGGCGAGCTCTTCGCCCGGCTCGGCAGCGGTGCGCCCGCCGCGCCGGGGGCCCGGGTGGGTGCCGGGCCGGCGTACGCGCCACCGGCGTCGATCAGCGTGCTCTCCGGTGACGTGCACCACTCGTACGTGGCCCGGGCCCGGTTCGCCGATCCGACCGTCCGGACACCGGTGCACCAGCTCACCTGCTCGCCGATCCACAACCAGGTGCCGGCGGGGATGCGCCCGCTGATGAAGCTGGGCTGGTCATCCGGCCCGGCGGCAGCCACCCGGGCGATGGCCCGTTCAGCCGGGGTACGCCGGCCGGTGGTGCGGTGGAAGAAGCTGGCCGGACCCTACTTCGGCAACGCGGTGGCCACCCTCACCCACCGGGGGCGGACCGCCGACGTGGTGATCGAGGGGACCACCAGCGACGGCCACCTCCGTCCGGTGGCGCGACGGCGGCTCGCCGACGACGCCTGA
- the ftsY gene encoding signal recognition particle-docking protein FtsY: MKEYLLVALALLGVLILGGLSLVVPRLRRRPEPPLPETEVDTRAEEDLAGPPVEAAESDLSTGILVEPPPVVEAPAPTIEVPEPTAGRLVRLRSRLSRSQNVFGKGLLGLLSRDHLDEDTWEEIEDSLITADVGIDATRDIVDRLRERTRVLGTKSATELRALLAAELVNALDPTLDRSLNTAGKDGVPAVLLVVGVNGAGKTTTCGKIARVLIADGRTVLLGAADTFRAAAADQLETWGGRVGAETVRGPEAADPASVAFDAVKRGIDTGVDTVLIDTAGRLQNKVGLMDELGKVKRVVEKHGPIDETLLILDATTGQNGLEQARVFTEVVNVTGVVLTKLDGTAKGGIVIAVQRKLGIPVKLVGLGEGPDDLAPFDPAQFVDALLGTEPLARDA, from the coding sequence ATGAAGGAATACCTCCTCGTCGCACTCGCCCTGCTCGGCGTGCTGATCCTCGGTGGCCTCAGCCTGGTGGTGCCTCGGCTGCGCCGGCGGCCCGAGCCGCCGCTGCCCGAGACGGAGGTCGACACCCGGGCCGAGGAGGACCTGGCCGGACCGCCCGTCGAAGCGGCGGAGTCCGACCTCTCCACCGGCATCCTGGTCGAGCCGCCACCGGTGGTCGAGGCGCCCGCGCCCACCATCGAGGTCCCCGAGCCCACCGCCGGCCGGCTGGTCCGGCTGCGCTCCCGGCTGTCCCGCTCGCAGAACGTCTTCGGCAAGGGCCTGCTCGGCCTGCTCAGCCGCGACCACCTCGACGAGGACACCTGGGAGGAGATCGAGGACAGCCTGATCACCGCGGACGTCGGCATCGACGCCACCCGGGACATCGTCGACCGGCTCCGCGAGCGCACCCGGGTGCTCGGCACCAAGTCGGCCACCGAGCTGCGCGCCCTGCTCGCCGCCGAGCTGGTCAACGCCCTCGACCCCACCCTCGACCGCTCGCTGAACACCGCCGGCAAGGACGGCGTGCCCGCCGTGCTGCTGGTCGTCGGCGTCAACGGCGCTGGCAAGACCACCACCTGCGGCAAGATCGCCCGGGTGCTGATCGCCGACGGCCGTACCGTGCTGCTCGGCGCGGCCGACACCTTCCGCGCCGCCGCCGCCGACCAGCTGGAGACCTGGGGCGGTCGGGTCGGCGCGGAGACCGTCCGCGGGCCCGAGGCCGCCGACCCGGCCAGCGTCGCCTTCGACGCGGTCAAGCGGGGCATCGACACGGGAGTCGACACCGTGCTCATCGACACCGCCGGCCGGCTGCAGAACAAGGTCGGCCTGATGGACGAGCTGGGCAAGGTCAAGCGGGTGGTGGAGAAGCACGGCCCGATCGACGAGACGCTGCTGATCCTCGACGCCACCACCGGCCAGAACGGCCTGGAGCAGGCCCGGGTCTTCACCGAGGTGGTGAACGTGACCGGCGTGGTGCTGACCAAGCTCGACGGCACCGCCAAGGGCGGCATCGTGATCGCCGTGCAGCGCAAGCTCGGCATCCCGGTGAAGCTCGTCGGCCTCGGCGAGGGCCCGGACGACCTGGCCCCGTTCGACCCGGCGCAGTTCGTCGACGCGCTGCTCGGTACCGAGCCGCTCGCCCGGGACGCGTAG
- a CDS encoding aminoglycoside phosphotransferase family protein, translated as MTTDDRAYGGWRDPSHLSPRLGRPYVTSQEIPLHGGNVSTVVRVGDTVRRNAGPWTPSVHALLRHLEYVGFTGAPRALGMDERNREVLSYLEGECGEYPLAPHWVTDEALVTVATMLRMFHDAQYGFTPPPGAVWRSFGPPPPDTEVICHHDAAPHNVIWRPDGTLGLIDFDLASPGARIYDVAYAAWTWVPIFSDRDSITLGWKHPDRPRRLRLFADAYGLIPRDRHRLIRTIRKRIVDHVEGIRRMAAAGEPAFVRIVHKGHLRRPMRDLRLLDYERHALEHALR; from the coding sequence GTGACGACCGACGATCGCGCCTACGGCGGGTGGCGCGACCCCAGCCACCTGTCGCCGCGCCTCGGGAGACCGTACGTGACTTCGCAGGAGATCCCGCTGCACGGCGGGAACGTGAGCACCGTGGTCCGGGTGGGCGACACGGTCCGGCGCAATGCCGGCCCCTGGACCCCCTCGGTGCACGCCCTCCTGCGCCACCTGGAATACGTGGGCTTCACCGGGGCCCCCCGCGCGCTCGGCATGGACGAGCGCAACCGGGAGGTCCTGTCGTACCTGGAGGGGGAGTGCGGGGAATACCCGCTCGCCCCGCACTGGGTCACCGACGAGGCCCTGGTCACCGTGGCGACCATGCTGCGGATGTTCCACGACGCCCAGTACGGCTTCACCCCGCCGCCGGGGGCGGTCTGGCGCTCGTTCGGCCCGCCCCCGCCGGACACCGAGGTGATCTGCCACCACGACGCCGCCCCGCACAACGTGATCTGGCGGCCGGACGGCACGCTCGGGCTGATCGACTTCGACCTGGCCTCGCCGGGTGCCCGGATCTACGACGTGGCGTACGCGGCGTGGACCTGGGTGCCGATCTTCTCCGACCGGGACTCGATCACCCTCGGCTGGAAGCACCCGGACCGGCCGCGCCGGCTGCGGCTCTTCGCCGACGCGTACGGGCTGATCCCGCGGGACCGGCACCGGCTGATCCGGACCATCCGCAAGCGGATCGTCGACCACGTCGAGGGGATCCGCCGGATGGCGGCGGCCGGTGAGCCGGCGTTCGTCCGGATCGTGCACAAGGGTCACCTCCGTCGCCCGATGCGCGACCTGCGGCTGCTCGACTACGAGCGGCACGCCCTGGAGCACGCGCTGCGCTGA
- a CDS encoding ammonium transporter, whose amino-acid sequence MPEAPTIDGGNTVWLLVSTALVLLMTPGLALFYGGLNRAKGVLNMMMMSFSAIGLISVLWWFYGFSVAFGTDVNGFWGDPGAYLGTKTFLAETDLWGATAENPSGIGVPLYVFMAFQMVFAVITVALISGALSDRTKFAGWLIFAFGWATLVYFPVAHWVWGGGIIGAKLHALDFAGGTAVHINAGAAALGVALVLGKRVGWPREGMKPHNIPLVALGAGLLWFGWFGFNAGSELTVDSVAGLAFLNTQLAMAAAVLGWLAVEWIKDKRPTMVGASSGAVAGLVAITPACGFIAPWASVLLGIVAGAVCALAISLKYKLGYDDSLDVVGVHFVGGWIGSLWLGLFATTSVNGAISDVVGASDGLFYGGGLTQLGRQALAGLIVTVWSGGVAWLLAFAIEKTIGLRVSADAEVEGIDVAEHAESAYDLSPTTGSSAGGAFAMAGIGATRPAPGSAEPADEPAEPVSEKVAG is encoded by the coding sequence GTGCCTGAAGCACCGACGATCGACGGCGGCAACACCGTTTGGCTGCTGGTTTCGACCGCTCTCGTGCTGCTCATGACCCCGGGACTGGCGCTGTTCTACGGCGGCCTCAACCGGGCCAAGGGCGTGCTCAACATGATGATGATGAGCTTCTCCGCCATCGGGCTCATCTCCGTGCTGTGGTGGTTCTACGGATTCAGCGTCGCCTTCGGGACCGACGTGAACGGCTTCTGGGGCGACCCGGGGGCATACCTGGGCACCAAGACGTTCCTCGCCGAGACCGACCTGTGGGGGGCGACCGCCGAGAACCCCAGCGGCATCGGCGTCCCGCTCTATGTCTTCATGGCGTTCCAGATGGTCTTCGCGGTGATCACCGTCGCGCTGATCAGCGGCGCGCTCTCCGACCGGACGAAGTTCGCCGGCTGGCTGATCTTCGCCTTCGGCTGGGCCACCCTGGTCTACTTCCCGGTCGCCCACTGGGTGTGGGGCGGCGGCATCATCGGCGCCAAGCTGCACGCGCTCGACTTCGCCGGCGGTACGGCGGTGCACATCAACGCCGGTGCGGCGGCGCTCGGCGTGGCCCTGGTGCTCGGCAAACGGGTCGGCTGGCCCCGGGAGGGCATGAAGCCGCACAACATCCCGCTGGTCGCGCTCGGCGCCGGCCTGCTCTGGTTCGGCTGGTTCGGCTTCAACGCCGGCTCGGAGCTGACCGTCGACTCGGTCGCCGGTCTGGCCTTCCTCAACACCCAGCTCGCCATGGCGGCGGCGGTGCTCGGTTGGCTCGCCGTCGAGTGGATCAAGGACAAGCGGCCGACCATGGTCGGTGCCTCCTCCGGCGCCGTCGCCGGCCTGGTCGCCATCACCCCGGCCTGCGGTTTCATCGCCCCCTGGGCGTCGGTCCTGCTCGGCATCGTCGCCGGTGCGGTCTGCGCCCTCGCCATCAGCCTGAAGTACAAGCTCGGCTACGACGACTCGCTCGACGTGGTGGGCGTGCACTTCGTCGGCGGCTGGATCGGGTCGCTCTGGCTCGGTCTCTTCGCCACCACCTCGGTCAACGGCGCGATCAGCGACGTGGTGGGCGCCTCCGACGGACTCTTCTACGGTGGCGGTCTGACCCAGCTCGGCCGACAGGCGCTGGCCGGTCTGATCGTGACGGTCTGGTCCGGCGGCGTCGCCTGGCTGCTCGCCTTCGCGATCGAGAAGACCATCGGCTTGCGGGTCAGCGCCGACGCCGAGGTCGAGGGCATCGACGTGGCCGAGCACGCGGAGAGCGCGTACGACCTGTCGCCCACCACGGGCAGCAGCGCGGGCGGCGCGTTCGCCATGGCCGGGATCGGCGCCACCCGGCCGGCCCCGGGCTCCGCCGAGCCGGCGGACGAGCCCGCCGAGCCGGTCAGCGAAAAGGTCGCCGGTTAA
- a CDS encoding P-II family nitrogen regulator, with protein MKLVTAVIKPYQLDAVKEALHALGVAGLTVSEVQGYGRQKGHTEVYRGAEYTVEFLPKIRVEVLTDELDVDKIVDAIVGAARTGKIGDGKVWVTAVEEVVRVRTNERGLDAL; from the coding sequence ATGAAACTGGTGACCGCGGTCATCAAGCCGTACCAGCTGGACGCGGTGAAGGAGGCCCTGCACGCCCTCGGCGTGGCCGGCCTGACCGTCAGCGAGGTCCAGGGGTACGGCCGGCAGAAGGGGCACACCGAGGTCTACCGGGGTGCCGAGTACACGGTCGAGTTCCTGCCCAAGATCCGGGTCGAGGTGCTCACCGACGAACTGGACGTCGACAAGATCGTGGACGCGATCGTCGGCGCGGCCCGCACCGGCAAGATCGGCGACGGCAAGGTCTGGGTCACCGCCGTCGAGGAGGTAGTCCGCGTCCGCACCAACGAACGCGGCCTCGACGCCCTCTGA